In Cytobacillus oceanisediminis, the following proteins share a genomic window:
- a CDS encoding cupin domain-containing protein: protein MKNEQYWVSKLGLTPHPEGGYYKRTFESEECTSDQELSVNFVGTRKLYTSIYFLLTSNDVSHFHRLKSDELWYFHAGSPLTIHVIHENSEYEEIKLGINLDNGEVPQALVPKNSIFGSSVMEEDTFSLVGCMVSPGFEFQDFEMFTQADLLSKYPQYKEIILKLAYEKIPE from the coding sequence ATGAAAAATGAGCAATATTGGGTTTCAAAACTTGGATTAACTCCCCATCCAGAAGGCGGATATTATAAAAGAACGTTTGAATCAGAGGAATGTACTTCTGATCAAGAATTGTCTGTGAATTTTGTGGGAACACGTAAGCTCTATACAAGCATTTATTTTTTATTAACGTCTAATGATGTGTCCCACTTTCATCGATTGAAATCGGATGAATTATGGTATTTTCACGCTGGAAGTCCATTAACCATTCATGTCATCCATGAAAATAGTGAATATGAAGAAATTAAATTAGGAATAAACCTTGATAATGGAGAAGTACCTCAAGCTTTAGTTCCGAAAAATTCAATCTTTGGTTCGTCTGTTATGGAGGAGGATACATTCTCACTAGTAGGTTGTATGGTTTCTCCAGGCTTTGAATTTCAGGATTTTGAAATGTTCACACAAGCCGACCTTTTATCAAAATATCCTCAATATAAGGAAATTATTTTAAAGTTAGCATATGAAAAGATTCCTGAATAG
- a CDS encoding T7SS effector LXG polymorphic toxin: MKVLEADSLLAGINETSNQLSILKNHVNQVQISIQELVSLEDAFKGQGGQAIRAFYQECHQPFLQFLESWIDEYQSYLKSFIGSLRDLEPSPSGFIRQEFLEHELKQGLRNTLQITVELTQEANDIMKSVSDIVALPLLEDGRFIHASKRAEDSSQETLEKLEEFDHRETAALDPLLHDLTLMNQYIQKMAGMFQSSSLSISHYHPKALTWKDFHEEVSNPNPESEESILQDMAKGVIEGASKAVEDTWEGLKSTYELGRTIMGPFSPLFLGNELLFNRDQLLENQRKHQEFYLGILNDPIGKVRQALDMPKYIWSAVTSAWERDVINGDAKSRTAFFTYGLTSLGIGILGDKGIGKAGTIAKTVGQAGKGEKALSIYTPVQTPALAGGGLAQGPVPYNVLYDPLTKIKTVTDDVFGAKGTGNSVSDYIDDMIVNGNVDSIKMNKLKNAIQNNTFSVDELSEIRKKMSELGITKEYDEALIKMDFGKYLRGLIGDPPTAMIDPHAHHILFKKGLGEAQQKLVQEGQEILRKYGIDPVIGKENLVWAPNRVAGQHSIAALENVVDQLKAVDAAGADLDDIIEILEDLGKQAASRR, translated from the coding sequence TTGAAGGTATTAGAAGCAGATTCCTTGCTTGCAGGAATCAACGAGACGAGCAATCAATTATCTATCCTTAAAAATCATGTAAATCAAGTTCAGATATCCATCCAGGAGCTGGTGTCTCTGGAAGATGCTTTTAAAGGGCAGGGCGGCCAGGCTATACGTGCGTTTTACCAGGAATGCCACCAGCCTTTTCTGCAATTCCTTGAATCCTGGATTGACGAGTATCAATCCTATTTAAAAAGTTTCATAGGTTCATTGCGGGATCTTGAACCCTCCCCATCAGGCTTTATCCGCCAGGAATTCCTGGAGCATGAGCTCAAACAGGGGCTGAGGAACACTCTTCAGATCACTGTTGAACTGACACAAGAAGCGAATGATATCATGAAGTCCGTAAGCGATATTGTAGCGCTTCCGCTGCTGGAGGATGGCCGCTTTATTCATGCATCAAAGAGAGCTGAGGATTCAAGCCAAGAAACCCTTGAAAAACTGGAGGAATTTGACCATCGGGAAACGGCTGCACTGGACCCTCTCCTGCATGATCTAACTCTTATGAACCAGTACATTCAAAAAATGGCGGGCATGTTCCAAAGCAGTAGCCTATCTATATCTCATTACCATCCAAAGGCTCTCACTTGGAAGGATTTCCATGAGGAAGTATCGAATCCTAACCCAGAAAGCGAGGAAAGTATCCTTCAAGATATGGCTAAAGGAGTCATCGAGGGTGCATCCAAAGCTGTAGAGGATACATGGGAAGGACTGAAGTCAACTTATGAGCTGGGACGGACCATCATGGGTCCGTTCAGTCCGCTGTTTTTGGGCAATGAATTGCTGTTTAACCGTGACCAGCTACTCGAAAACCAAAGGAAGCACCAGGAATTTTATTTGGGCATTTTAAATGACCCCATTGGAAAAGTACGCCAGGCTCTTGATATGCCGAAATACATATGGTCCGCTGTCACCAGCGCCTGGGAGCGGGATGTCATAAATGGGGATGCCAAAAGCCGGACAGCCTTCTTTACCTATGGCCTAACTTCCCTTGGAATTGGTATTCTTGGGGATAAAGGGATAGGGAAAGCAGGAACCATTGCTAAGACGGTTGGCCAGGCAGGTAAAGGAGAGAAGGCACTTTCTATTTACACGCCGGTTCAGACACCGGCATTGGCAGGAGGAGGACTGGCTCAGGGGCCAGTGCCGTATAATGTTCTTTATGATCCGTTGACTAAGATTAAGACGGTGACTGATGATGTGTTTGGTGCTAAGGGTACGGGTAATTCTGTAAGTGATTATATTGATGATATGATCGTGAATGGAAATGTAGATTCCATTAAAATGAATAAGCTTAAAAATGCAATTCAAAATAATACATTTAGTGTAGATGAACTGTCTGAGATTAGAAAAAAGATGTCTGAATTAGGCATTACTAAAGAATATGATGAAGCATTAATTAAAATGGATTTTGGTAAGTATCTCAGAGGATTAATAGGTGATCCACCTACTGCTATGATCGATCCACATGCACATCATATTTTATTTAAAAAGGGTTTAGGTGAGGCTCAACAAAAACTCGTTCAAGAAGGTCAAGAAATATTAAGAAAATATGGTATTGACCCTGTAATTGGTAAAGAAAATCTAGTTTGGGCACCAAATAGAGTTGCCGGACAACATAGTATTGCAGCTCTGGAGAATGTTGTAGATCAGTTGAAAGCAGTTGATGCGGCAGGTGCAGATTTAGATGATATCATTGAAATACTAGAAGACCTTGGAAAACAAGCTGCTTCTAGGAGATAG
- a CDS encoding ankyrin repeat domain-containing protein, with translation MDKTQFAKDIRSAIKSGQLDTLRDLLKKDPDMLTWMTPFGTWLHVAAAHGHLEIVEYLINTGIDVNAQGGTFSTNALERATAKGHLDIAKYLISKNVEIDISEPDRNPLFAAIYGGHLEIVKLLVENNIDISIKYSGETMKDMDAYAFAIERGQTEIAEYLKRKMDETE, from the coding sequence ATGGATAAGACTCAATTTGCTAAAGATATTAGAAGTGCCATAAAAAGTGGGCAATTGGATACTTTAAGAGATTTACTTAAGAAAGACCCAGATATGTTAACATGGATGACACCTTTTGGTACATGGTTACATGTAGCGGCAGCACATGGACATTTAGAGATAGTAGAATATCTTATTAATACAGGAATAGATGTTAATGCACAAGGTGGAACTTTTTCTACAAATGCTCTTGAAAGAGCGACTGCAAAAGGACATTTAGATATTGCTAAATATCTAATTAGTAAGAATGTGGAGATTGATATTAGTGAACCAGATAGAAATCCTCTGTTTGCTGCAATATATGGTGGGCATTTGGAGATTGTTAAATTGTTAGTTGAGAATAATATAGATATATCTATAAAATACTCTGGTGAAACCATGAAAGATATGGATGCCTATGCATTTGCCATAGAAAGAGGACAAACAGAAATTGCTGAATATTTAAAACGAAAGATGGACGAAACAGAATAA
- a CDS encoding winged helix DNA-binding domain-containing protein, whose translation MIIKKVYRVFDNLFFCRKDAEAILSGWEHKEKVYVQYAVLEESKRELIVGGVNYGIPAEEVTIYINEKNALQDLTEDC comes from the coding sequence ATGATCATCAAAAAGGTTTACCGAGTGTTTGATAATTTATTTTTCTGCAGAAAGGATGCTGAAGCAATTCTAAGTGGCTGGGAACATAAAGAAAAAGTGTATGTTCAGTATGCAGTCCTGGAGGAATCTAAGAGAGAATTAATAGTTGGCGGAGTAAACTATGGAATACCGGCCGAAGAAGTGACTATTTACATTAATGAAAAGAACGCCCTGCAGGATCTTACTGAAGATTGTTAG
- a CDS encoding MarR family winged helix-turn-helix transcriptional regulator: MSEAMILYEIDKRKRCTASQLSGYFDFDKGYVSRMIHKLSKQKLIERVSDNQDKRKKYLHITEKGQKVLKELSDNASHDVRRMIEKIDLEQVNSLIQSMEEIEKILSANKGGRFDEEK; this comes from the coding sequence ATGTCAGAAGCGATGATTTTATATGAGATAGATAAAAGGAAGAGATGTACAGCTTCTCAATTATCTGGGTATTTCGACTTCGATAAAGGCTATGTAAGTAGAATGATACATAAGCTAAGCAAACAAAAACTTATTGAACGAGTATCGGATAACCAAGATAAACGAAAGAAATATTTGCATATCACTGAAAAAGGGCAAAAAGTTCTTAAAGAACTTTCAGATAATGCCAGCCATGATGTAAGGAGGATGATTGAAAAAATTGATTTGGAACAAGTAAATTCTCTTATTCAATCAATGGAAGAAATCGAGAAAATTTTATCAGCCAATAAAGGAGGAAGATTTGATGAGGAAAAATAA
- a CDS encoding ABC transporter substrate-binding protein — translation MRKNKVLITFLLIITMLLAACTEGTNVDGNSSSSSDSSSDATSQGPLVIGFEADATTLLANHDVNYTTDTLIRNIYDPLIDRDSQTAEFAPVLAEEWKNIDEKTWYLKLKEGVKFHNGADFNANAVKFSIDYILDESNGSFYRSRWANVEEVVVLSDYEVEIHTSVPFPSLIQRIAEDLLIMEPGYVEEVGIEKASSEPVGTGAYTFVEWSRDNHLKLKAFEDYWQGKPGIEEVEFRIIPEFSARMSAFMSGEIYLFKNIPVDSVKQFESNEVKQISSSRINYLALSNLVDGPLKDVKVRQAINHAINGNELLETVLSGYGSRITGPLSQLNSDYAETKEYDYAPDLAVKLIEEAGYSPEELTLTLDTPSGRYPMDSHIAQAIASQLQSIGINVEVRVNEWGQHLEKIQKRETGDMFILGWGPAFDAQSTIENLFTLDAPYSSFYQENIEKKIKETNQLFDQEARYAGYAKLQQQLVEQAAWVPLWQQADLYAVKSSLNFSPRVDEKMNVFEMSWN, via the coding sequence ATGAGGAAAAATAAGGTCCTGATAACATTTCTTTTAATCATTACGATGTTATTGGCAGCATGTACAGAAGGTACGAATGTGGATGGTAATTCCAGTAGTTCATCAGATTCCAGTTCAGATGCTACTAGTCAGGGTCCCCTTGTCATCGGTTTTGAAGCAGACGCTACCACACTTCTAGCAAACCACGATGTCAACTACACCACAGATACGCTAATTCGTAATATTTATGATCCACTGATTGATCGAGATTCTCAAACAGCTGAATTTGCCCCTGTTCTTGCAGAGGAATGGAAAAATATAGACGAAAAAACATGGTACTTAAAGCTGAAAGAAGGAGTTAAGTTCCATAACGGAGCAGATTTTAATGCAAATGCAGTTAAATTTAGTATCGACTACATCTTAGATGAAAGTAACGGGTCATTTTACCGTTCAAGATGGGCTAACGTTGAAGAGGTCGTTGTACTTTCAGATTACGAAGTTGAGATCCATACATCCGTGCCTTTTCCAAGCTTAATCCAACGAATTGCAGAAGATTTGCTCATCATGGAACCTGGCTATGTTGAAGAAGTAGGTATAGAGAAAGCATCAAGCGAACCAGTTGGTACAGGGGCGTATACGTTTGTTGAATGGTCAAGAGATAACCATTTGAAATTAAAAGCTTTTGAAGACTATTGGCAAGGAAAACCTGGGATTGAGGAAGTTGAGTTCCGAATTATTCCGGAATTTAGCGCAAGGATGTCTGCTTTTATGAGTGGAGAAATATATTTATTTAAGAACATCCCTGTCGACTCAGTTAAACAATTTGAAAGTAATGAAGTAAAACAGATTTCTTCTTCACGTATCAATTACTTAGCATTATCGAACCTTGTCGATGGTCCATTAAAAGATGTCAAAGTTAGACAAGCTATTAATCACGCTATCAATGGAAATGAACTTCTAGAAACTGTATTAAGTGGGTATGGATCGAGAATTACAGGACCGCTGTCCCAATTGAATTCTGATTATGCTGAAACTAAAGAATACGACTATGCCCCAGATCTTGCCGTAAAGTTAATTGAAGAAGCTGGCTATAGTCCAGAAGAATTAACATTAACATTGGATACACCAAGTGGTCGATATCCAATGGACTCCCATATTGCTCAAGCCATTGCCTCGCAATTACAAAGTATCGGGATCAATGTAGAAGTAAGGGTGAATGAATGGGGACAGCATTTGGAGAAGATTCAAAAAAGAGAAACTGGTGATATGTTCATTCTTGGATGGGGACCAGCTTTCGATGCCCAGTCAACAATTGAAAACTTGTTCACTTTAGATGCGCCATACAGTAGTTTTTACCAGGAGAATATTGAGAAAAAGATTAAGGAAACAAACCAATTGTTTGATCAAGAAGCGCGCTATGCTGGATACGCTAAGCTTCAGCAGCAGTTAGTAGAACAAGCCGCTTGGGTTCCATTATGGCAACAAGCGGACCTTTACGCTGTTAAATCTTCTTTAAATTTCTCACCTCGTGTTGATGAGAAAATGAACGTGTTTGAGATGTCATGGAACTAA
- a CDS encoding ABC transporter permease has protein sequence MLDFIIKRLIQVVIVVFLALTAVFFLIRLSGDPTTLFLPPDAPREQIEEYRELLGFNRPLYVQYTDFMKGAIQGDFGESLRSGDDALGLVLERMPATFQLAFSALLLSIIIAIPLGVLSAYKRNTLFDKASVGITVIGQAIPSFWFGLILIFIFAAQLKLFPSSGGGSVNHMVLPVITLALYSVSRFVRFTRSAMLDVLNKDYIRTTKAAGTPTSTLIMKYALKNSLIPILTLIALDLGVLLGGAVITEAVFSWPGVGRLLHQSLMNRDFPIVLAGVFIIAIIYAVINFITDILYAYVNPQIRVK, from the coding sequence ATGTTAGATTTTATAATTAAAAGATTAATACAAGTGGTCATCGTTGTATTTCTTGCTCTAACAGCAGTCTTCTTTTTAATTCGTCTTTCGGGAGATCCGACCACACTATTCCTCCCGCCTGATGCGCCAAGGGAACAAATTGAAGAATATCGTGAGTTATTAGGATTTAACCGTCCACTATATGTTCAATACACTGACTTCATGAAAGGCGCCATTCAAGGTGATTTTGGAGAATCTTTAAGAAGTGGCGACGATGCTCTAGGACTTGTTTTAGAAAGAATGCCAGCAACTTTTCAATTAGCATTCTCAGCATTGTTATTATCAATCATCATCGCTATTCCACTTGGTGTTCTATCTGCATATAAACGAAACACCCTATTTGATAAAGCAAGTGTAGGGATTACGGTTATCGGTCAGGCTATCCCCAGTTTTTGGTTTGGTTTAATTTTAATTTTTATTTTTGCTGCTCAACTAAAATTATTTCCATCGAGTGGAGGCGGCTCTGTTAATCACATGGTGCTTCCAGTTATTACACTAGCTTTGTATAGCGTATCGCGTTTTGTCCGCTTTACTCGATCGGCCATGCTAGATGTATTAAATAAAGACTATATCCGAACAACCAAAGCAGCTGGAACACCAACATCCACGCTAATTATGAAATACGCCTTAAAAAATTCTTTGATTCCGATCCTCACATTAATTGCACTTGATCTCGGTGTTTTATTAGGCGGCGCTGTCATTACGGAAGCTGTTTTTTCTTGGCCTGGTGTAGGAAGACTATTACACCAGTCATTAATGAATCGAGATTTCCCAATTGTATTGGCTGGGGTATTTATCATTGCCATCATTTATGCAGTCATCAACTTTATTACAGATATTTTATATGCATATGTGAACCCCCAAATTAGAGTGAAGTAG
- a CDS encoding ABC transporter permease, whose product METSTITTTNKSIDMKFKKKSKFKDFFRKLSKSWAGLLGFCIIIFLVVLSLFGQWIAPFDPMDAPLRDRLLPPFTDGHILGTDQLGRDILSRIIAGTKVSLIIGLATALLAGVIGTIIGVIAGYFRGWIDIVLMRIVDVQLSFPFILLVLVISAILGAGLTNIIISLALAGWVIFARVIRSEVLALREKEFITAAIATGVPKFEILVRHILPNIFTPIIILISLQMGTYIIAEASVSFLGFGVQPPTPAWGNMLNEGKDYIFSSWWLITFPGIAIILTTLGVNLFGDWLRDTLDPELKGE is encoded by the coding sequence GTGGAAACCAGTACAATTACAACTACTAATAAATCAATTGATATGAAATTTAAAAAGAAATCTAAATTCAAGGATTTCTTTCGAAAACTGTCAAAAAGCTGGGCTGGGTTGCTCGGTTTTTGCATAATTATCTTTTTAGTAGTTCTCAGTCTATTTGGGCAATGGATTGCCCCTTTTGATCCTATGGATGCTCCATTACGAGATCGTCTTTTACCTCCTTTTACAGACGGTCACATATTAGGAACCGATCAATTAGGAAGAGATATACTTTCTAGAATCATAGCAGGTACAAAAGTATCCTTAATCATAGGGTTAGCCACAGCTTTATTAGCCGGGGTCATTGGCACCATCATCGGTGTGATTGCAGGATACTTTAGGGGCTGGATTGATATAGTTCTAATGCGAATTGTGGATGTTCAATTAAGTTTCCCATTTATCTTATTAGTACTCGTCATAAGTGCAATACTTGGAGCAGGACTTACAAACATTATCATATCTCTTGCTTTAGCGGGATGGGTTATTTTTGCCAGAGTTATTCGTAGTGAAGTGTTGGCTTTGAGAGAAAAGGAATTTATTACAGCAGCAATCGCAACTGGTGTGCCGAAATTCGAGATATTAGTAAGACATATCCTTCCTAATATCTTTACACCCATCATTATTTTAATCTCTTTACAAATGGGCACATACATTATCGCAGAAGCATCCGTAAGTTTCTTAGGATTCGGAGTTCAACCGCCCACTCCTGCATGGGGCAATATGCTTAATGAAGGAAAAGATTATATTTTTAGTTCTTGGTGGTTAATCACATTCCCGGGTATTGCGATTATCCTCACTACACTTGGGGTTAATTTATTCGGTGACTGGTTAAGGGATACACTTGATCCAGAACTTAAAGGCGAATAA